A region from the Acyrthosiphon pisum isolate AL4f chromosome A1, pea_aphid_22Mar2018_4r6ur, whole genome shotgun sequence genome encodes:
- the LOC107885867 gene encoding uncharacterized protein LOC107885867, giving the protein MSNWRFGNKKRAKLFIRRKKLKHNLANLQKKNKEIQELENDDSNNVSEISNNQSIYTSNHSNETYYDEHDDNRFICGGRRIVNINHLFDSIQKINHPLFGCSFKDLTLINEKKNGFYSEFIFKCTMCNKLEVITTECNKSSSVCINTAVVTAVVNTGQGFSQLDTFTAVLNMPNMSNPSYQKYHNDVKKHTEDLAFDAMIDASKEEAALAIMENNVNEKGIPLITVIADGAWSKRSYKSGYNALSGVASIIGYRTKKVLFMGVRNKHCSVCQKNENSEKESPSHQCFKNWNRTSTAMESDIIVEGFCQSVTMHNLIYDKLIGDGDSSVMKKLTLSKPYADYDIDVKKIECMNHILRNYCNRIVDISARRKSSSGTVVPGFLRKTLKDRRLKLRCAVTKAILHRKEMPLLHNEKAILLKKDILNSPYHVFGSHYECSSYFCTGPKDNEIDLVPQMESCGLWADISGAKNIVAHHAQSLIYNVNNNAVEGFNSVVAKFVGGKRVNFSLRGSYSARCNAAVSSFNFGPKYLNSFHKKVTNVSPGIYTKKFISKIDKNQHSRVGRRLNFDKSRKFEKKQKCIAGPDEDYGAVDIGIGIIDMSPEEYDAKKIAFLKKIDLSIDEIIKIERNTVGQQDNDDWKKFRKQRLTASNFGKVCKLRPTTSRANTIKYILYDIFQGSSSTRYGIENESIARNAFQKTITEKIEPAGLFIHKNKPYLAASPDGLIGEDCILEIKCPPSIKEYTPEEAVHNKKIKYMISDGEKITLKKTDNYYYQVQAQLNITERNYCYFVVWTPKGFIVDKISKDVEFWTSKIEPFVTTFYMESLLPEIIDPRFDRGLPIRSGKPTKKL; this is encoded by the exons ATGAGTAATTGGcgttttggtaataaaaaacgaGCTAAATTATTCATAAGACGAAAAAAACTGAAACACAATTTggcaaatttacaaaaaaaaaataaagaaattcaaGAACTCGAAAATGACGACAGCAATAACGTTTCAGAAATAAGCAATAATCAG agtatATACACATCAAATCATAGTAATGAGACATATTATGATGAACACGACGATAAcag GTTCATTTGTGGCGGTAGacgtattgttaatataaatcatttatttgatTCGATTCAGAAAATCAACCACCCACTTTTTGGCTGCTCATTTAAAGATCTTACtttgataaatgaaaaaaaaaatggtttttattccgaatttatttttaagtgtacgATGTGCAACAAATTAGAAGTCATAACAACTGAATGTAATAAGTCTTCGTCGGTGTGCATAAATACAGCAGTGGTTACAGCAGTTGTAAATACTGGACAAGGATTTTCCCAATTAGACACTTTTACAGCAGTTTTAAATATGCCGAATATGTCCAATCCAAGTTATCAAAAATATCACAATGACGTAAAAAAGCACACCGAAGATTTGGCTTTTGATGCGATGATTGATGCTAGCAAAGAAGAAGCTGCGTTAGCTATAATGGAAAATAATGTCAATGAAAAAGGAATTCCATTGATTACAGTGATAGCTGATGGCGCTTGGTCAAAGAGATCTTATAAAAGTGGCTATAATGCTTTGTCTGGTGTA gcaTCTATCATTGGGTATAGGACCAAAAAAGTTCTTTTTATGGGTGTACGTAATAAGCACTGTTCAGTTTgccaaaaaaatgaaaatagtgaAAAAGAATCACCATCTCATCagtgttttaaaaattggaatAGGACTTCTACTGCTATGGAATCCGATATAATTGTCGAGGGATTCTGTCAAAGTGTGActatgcataatttaatatatgataaattaattggaGATGGAGATTCAAGTGTAATGAAGAAGTTAACACTTTCTAAACCTTACGCTGATTACGAcatagatgtaaaaaaaatagaatgtatGAACCATATTTTAAGAAACTATTGTAATAGAATTGTAGACATATCAGCTCGTCGTAAAAGTTCTTCTGGAACTGTGGTTCCAgggtttttaagaaaaacattaaaagataGAAGGCTTAAATTAAG atgcgCAGTTACAAAGGCAATATTGCATAGAAAAGAAATGCCTTTGTTGCATAATGAAAAAGCGATTCTtctaaaaaaagatattttaaatagtccGTATCATGTATTTGGTAGCCATTATGAATGCtcaag ttatttttgcaCTGGTCCAAAAGACAATGAAATTGATTTAGTTCCTCAAATGGAATCTTGTGGCTTATGGGCAGATATATCAGGAGCCAAAAATATTGTTGCCCATCATGCTCAAAGCTTAATTTACAATGTTAACAATAATGCTGTGGAAGGGTTTAATAGCGTAGTAGCGAAATTTGTTGGTGGAAAAAGGGTGAATTTTTCTTTACGag gatCATACAGTGCAAGATGTAATGCTGCAGTTTCATCGTTCAATTTTggtccaaaatatttaaatagttttcataaaaaagtTACAAATGTAAGCCCTGGAATATACACTAAAAAATTTATAAGCAAGATTGATAAAAACCAGCATAGCAGAGTTGGTCgacgtttaaattttgataaatccag aaaatttgagaaaaaacaaaaatgtattgctGGACCAGATGAAGATTATGGAGCTGTAGACATTGGAATAGGTATAATTGATATGTCACCCGAAGAATACGACgccaaaaaaattgcatttttaaaaaaaattgatttatccattgatgaaataataaaaatagaaagaaATACAGTTGGACAACAAGATAATGACGATTggaaaaaatttagaaaacaacGACTTACGGCATCTAATTTTGGAAAAGTTTGTAAATTAAGACCCACCACTTCGCGAGcgaataccataaaatatattttatatgatattttccaAGGAAGTTCTTCAACTAG GTATGGTATTGAAAACGAATCAATAGCCCGAAATGCATTCCAAAAAACCATAACGGAGAAAATCGAACCAGCGGGATTGTTTATTCATAAGAATAAACCCTATCTCGCAGCAAGTCCTGACGGGTTAATAGGTGAAGACTGTATCTTGGAGATAAAGTGTCCTCCGAGCATAAAAGAATATACTCCAGAAGAGgcagtacataataaaaaaataaagtatatgaTATCCGATGgtgaaaaaattactttaaaaaaaactgataattattattatcaagttcAAGCACAACTCAACATTACAGAAAGAaattactgttattttgttgtgtggACTCcaaaag gttttatagTAGACAAGATATCCAAAGATGTCGAATTTTGGACATCAAAAATTGAACCATTTGTCACAACATTTTACATGGAATCGTTACTGCCTGAAATCATTGACCCAAGATTTGATAGAGGACTACCAATAAG GTCCGGTAAACCGACAAAGAAGCTCTAA
- the LOC100571155 gene encoding transcription factor Dp-1, giving the protein MSDLKENNTEIITVSPEFFDESSSEIKEEPMSDSSYDDMEVNCEYQEDPEVIVVRGDDLDQSSSSDLEFIEDIRHEEPSKSKLHNDVNSSDVVVRTDILNDLLEGRMTKTTKKLLDSTKISYLPMQLTPNEFRSSYTNEKSPFKVRPIKANKGLRHFSKRVCDKVKTKMVTTYKEVADELVAECVGNSDSPTFLYDQKNIRRRVYDALNVLMALDIIAKNKKDITWKGLPTGSIQNSVYLVQEKENRLNSVKRKLLALQEIIMQEVAIKRLVKRNQDMENEFGPPPNNTFVNLPFMAISANEDTSVEVEISEDQKQYGMSFNDKFSMVDDTEILKTMGFTLGLDRGEVSNEDLNILKTLVPKAFEKHIVMMATKNGEMFNDICKEFDEKIRSAEIEQSPSRPNIINRRKNKR; this is encoded by the coding sequence atgagcgatttaaaagaaaacaatactGAAATCATCACTGTTTCTCCAGAATTCTTTGATGAAAGTTCATCAGAGATAAAAGAAGAACCTATGTCTGATTCAAGCTATGATGATATGGAAGTAAATTGTGAATATCAAGAAGATCCTGAGGTCATTGTTGTCCGTGGTGATGATTTAGATCAATCTAGTAGTAGCGATTTAGAATTCATAGAAGACATAAGACATGAAGAACCCAGTAAAAGTAAATTGCATAATGATGTCAACTCTTCTGATGTTGTCGTACGAACAGACATTTTAAACGATTTACTAGAAGGGCGTATGACCAAAACTACTAAAAAACTTCTTGATTCTACTAAGATTTCTTATTTGCCTATGCAGCTAACTCCGAATGAATTTCGTTCTTCATATACTAATGAAAAAAGCCCATTTAAAGTTCGGCCTATAAAAGCTAACAAAGGTTTAAGACATTTCTCCAAAAGAGTATGTGATAAAGTTAAGACTAAAATGGTTACCACGTACAAAGAAGTAGCAGATGAATTAGTGGCTGAATGTGTGGGCAACAGTGATAGTCCAACCTTTTTAtatgatcaaaaaaatattagacgCCGTGTGTATGATGCCTTGAATGTATTAATGGCTTTAGATATAATTGCTAAGAACAAAAAAGATATAACCTGGAAAGGATTACCAACTGGATCAATACAAAACAGTGTATATCTTGTTCAAGAAAAAGAAAACCGCCTTAATAGTgtaaaaagaaaacttttagCTCTTCAAGAGATCATTATGCAAGAAGTAGCTATTAAACGTTTAGTGAAACGTAATCAGGATATGGAAAATGAATTTGGTCCTCCGCCTAATAACACATTTGTTAATCTACCCTTTATGGCAATTAGTGCGAATGAAGATACGTCTGTTGAAGTAGAAATATCAGAAGACCAAAAACAATATGGAATGAGTTTCAATGATAAATTTAGTATGGTTGACGACactgaaatattgaaaactatGGGTTTCACTTTAGGGTTGGATCGCGGTGAAGTGAGCAATGaagacttgaacattttgaaaacattagtACCCAAAGCTTTTGAAAAACACATTGTTATGATGGCTACCAAAAATGGAGAAATGTTTAATGATATCTGTAAagaatttgatgaaaaaattagatCTGCTGAAATTGAACAATCTCCATCAAGacccaatattattaatagaagaaaaaataagagataa
- the LOC100571250 gene encoding cytochrome c oxidase assembly factor 7 homolog, with amino-acid sequence MSYDFKKDEDVKEYIKNLGIEYRFGCFSEKDAQTCQLLGDYLETIENNPDKAAKIYKENCDERNFGRSCYKYASYLEKNNLRNLKPVIPEMIRYFKKGCEFNWSDGCFAAGMKLRYHSDQITDVDERTNSLLQSLQYLEKACNNRHSEACYIASNIHFVGIEEIGLEPNKPKFLEYSIKACDQNELKGCVNASIMYNKGDGVPKDLDLAQKYKERALDIQRQIKEEKV; translated from the exons ATGTCTTATGATTTCAAGAAAGACGAAGATGTTaaggaatatattaaaaacttaggGATTGAATATAGGTTTGGTTGTTTCAGTGAAAAAGATGCACAAA CATGTCAGTTGCTGGGTGATTATTTAGAGACTATAGAAAACAACCCTGATAAGGCAgccaaaatatataaagaaaattgtgATGAACGGAACTTTGGTCGCAGTTGCTATAAGTATGCTTcctatttggaaaaaaataatttgagaaaTCTGAAACCAGTTATTCCTGAG atgatAAGATATTTTAAGAAAGGTTGTGAATTTAATTGGTCTGATGGATGTTTTGCTGCTGGAATGAAACTTCGTTATCACAGTGACCAAATTACTGATGTTGATGAAAGAACAAATAGCTTACTTCAA AGTCTGCAATACTTAGAAAAAGCATGTAACAACAGGCATTCAGAAGCATGCTATATAGCCAGCAATATTCATTTTGTTGGCATTGAGGAAATTGGATTAGAACCTAATAAGCCCAAATTTTTAGAATACTCAATAAAAGCTTGTGATCAAAATGAATTGAAGGGTTGTGTTAATGCatcaattatgtataataaaggCGATGGTGTACCTAAAGATTTGGATCTTGCTCAGAAGTATAAAGAAAGAGCATTAGATATACAAAGGCAAATCAAAGAAGAAAAGGTATAA